The Alosa sapidissima isolate fAloSap1 chromosome 5, fAloSap1.pri, whole genome shotgun sequence genome has a window encoding:
- the pgk1 gene encoding phosphoglycerate kinase 1 translates to MSLSNKLTLDKVDVKGKRVIMRVDFNVPMKDKNITNNQRIKAAVPSIKHCLDHGAKAVVLMSHLGRPDGNPMPEKFSLEPVAAELKTLLGKDVKFLKDCVGPDVEAACANPADGSVILLENLRFHVAEEGKGKDASGNKTKASQEQIDSFRASLSKLGDVYINDAFGTAHRAHSSMVGVNLPQKAAGFLMKKELDYFAMALEKPQRPFLAILGGAKVKDKIQLINNMLDQVDEMIIGGGMAFTFLKVLNNMEIGTSLYDDEGAKIVKDLMAKAEKNKVKINLPTDFITADKFDEKATTGTATVDKGIPAGWMGLDCGPASSKVFGEAVGRAKQIVWNGPVGVFEWDTFANGTKNLMDKVVEVTKSGCVTIIGGGDTATCCAKWGTEDKVSHVSTGGGASLELLEGKVLPGVDALSSV, encoded by the exons ATGTCTCTGTCAAATAAACTCACTTTGGATAAGGTGGACGTGAAGGGCAAGCGTGTCATCATGAG GGTTGATTTCAACGTGCCCATGAAGGACAAGAACATCACCAACAACCAGAG GATCAAAGCTGCCGTTCCCTCCATCAAGCACTGCCTGGACCACGGAGCCAAAGCAGTGGTTCTGATGAGCCATCTGGGCAGGCCTGATGGAAACCCCATGCCTGAGAAGTTCTCCCTGGAGCCAGTGGCTGCTGAGCTGAAGACATTGCTGGGCAA GGATGTCAAGTTCCTCAAGGACTGCGTTGGCCCTGATGTCGAGGCGGCTTGTGCAAATCCTGCTGATGGTTCCGTTATCCTGCTGGAGAACCTGCGGTTCCACGTAGCAGAGGAGGGCAAGGGCAAGGACGCCTCCGGAAACAAG ACCAAAGCATCTCAGGAGCAGATCGATTCCTTCAGAGCCTCCCTGTCCAAGCTGGGGGATGTTTACATCAACGATGCTTTCGGCacagcacacagagcacacag CTCAATGGTGGGTGTGAACCTGCCCCAGAAGGCTGCTGGCTTTCTCATGAAGAAGGAGTTGGACTACTTTGCCATGGCACTGGAGAAACCTCAAAGGCCTTTCCTGGCCATCCTTGGAGG tgCTAAGGTCAAGGATAAGATTCAGCTGATCAACAACATGCTGGACCAAGTCGATGAGATGATCATTGGTGGTGGTATGGCCTTCACCTTCCTGAAGGTCCTCAACAACATGGAG ATTGGAACTTCCCTGTATGATGATGAGGGTGCCAAGATTGTCAAGGACCTGATGGCAAAGGCTGAGAAGAACAAAGTGAAGATCAACCTCCCCACTGACTTTATCACTGCTGATaaatttgatgagaaagcaacCACAGGCACGGCCACAGTGGACAAAGGCATTCCTGCCGGCTGGATG GGTCTGGACTGTGGACCTGCGAGCTCAAAGGTGTTTGGAGAGGCAGTGGGCAGAGCCAAGCAGATCGTGTGGAATGGCCCTGTGGGTGTGTTTGAGTGGGACACCTTTGCCAATGGAACCAAGAACCTGATGGACAAGGTGGTGGAGGTGACAAAATCCGGCTGTGTCACCATCATCG GTGGAGGGGACACGGCTACTTGCTGTGCCAAGTGGGGCACTGAGGACAAGGTCAGCCACGTGAGCACAGGGGGTGGAGCCAGCCTTGAGCTTCTGGAGG GTAAAGTGCTTCCCGGTGTGGATGCCCTGAGCAGTGTGTAA